One window from the genome of Echinicola vietnamensis DSM 17526 encodes:
- a CDS encoding TRADD-N-associated membrane domain-containing protein: MSVIETQTPPKEAQKSVSFGNPTPKKSDRTTTIHMLIGLGLIVVLIAGAWLLSKYIIEAIEGNNLTTLFKILGFILLMIPGGLFYIQLARSGKRNKEELQTLQLERRAIEGEIKGKNHIDVFDSIRLSLNKLEEYYTINTNQARHSFTFSLLAIILGLAVLIAGIMFFYVGNDNITLAAISSISGIIVQFIGGAYFVMYKKSLSQLNRFYEQLIIKQNTMLAINLSESIKDEQKAIDMKEKIIVFLLQKEIHEEEASSSLKTSPIKPEM; encoded by the coding sequence ATGTCAGTTATCGAAACCCAAACACCTCCCAAGGAAGCACAAAAAAGTGTATCCTTTGGCAACCCCACTCCCAAGAAATCCGACCGGACAACCACCATCCATATGCTTATTGGCTTAGGGCTGATCGTAGTCCTCATTGCAGGAGCCTGGTTGCTTTCAAAGTACATCATTGAAGCGATAGAAGGGAATAACCTCACCACTCTTTTCAAAATTCTGGGATTTATTTTATTGATGATTCCAGGAGGGCTGTTCTATATCCAACTGGCTCGGTCAGGCAAAAGGAACAAAGAAGAACTCCAAACCTTGCAGCTGGAACGCCGGGCAATCGAAGGGGAAATCAAAGGCAAAAACCACATCGACGTATTCGATTCTATCCGACTCAGCCTCAACAAGCTGGAAGAATACTACACCATAAACACCAATCAAGCCCGTCATAGTTTCACCTTTAGCCTGCTCGCGATCATTCTCGGGCTTGCCGTGTTGATCGCAGGGATCATGTTTTTTTACGTGGGCAATGACAACATCACCCTTGCGGCGATCAGCTCAATATCGGGAATTATCGTCCAGTTTATTGGCGGTGCGTACTTCGTGATGTACAAGAAAAGTCTCTCCCAGCTCAACCGATTTTACGAGCAGCTGATTATCAAGCAGAATACGATGCTGGCCATCAACCTGAGTGAATCCATTAAAGACGAACAAAAGGCCATTGACATGAAAGAGAAAATCATCGTCTTCTTACTGCAAAAAGAAATACATGAAGAAGAGGCCAGTTCCTCCCTCAAAACTTCCCCGATCAAACCAGAAATGTAA
- a CDS encoding mechanosensitive ion channel family protein — protein MDKASTNNMEQGHLQTILSSLRESWQNFLESVPSIILGILVITIGYIIARRIGEITRSKIRNRSSDPLMSRFLGNTVKICFFLLTIIYAMNIAGLGEITTFLLSSIGASAIIIGFAFKDIGENFISGIILAFNRPFNVNDTVEVGDLFGKIKSLEFRYTKLKTFDGKDVYIPNSDVLKKPVINYTEDGFFRWDFIVGIAYEDNIEQAKKVILETVNSHPSIIQDAVHENYVAEDQLATSTVNLKVFFWVDTYEFRREAVMVKGEVIKQVKEALEANGFSMPSDIVELKLYSSQKDLPVKLQSPNGQ, from the coding sequence TTGGATAAAGCATCGACAAACAATATGGAACAAGGCCACCTCCAAACCATCTTAAGCTCACTCAGGGAATCATGGCAAAATTTTCTTGAAAGCGTCCCCAGTATTATCCTTGGGATCCTTGTCATTACCATCGGCTATATCATAGCCAGGCGGATTGGAGAAATCACCCGATCTAAGATCAGAAACCGGTCCAGTGATCCCCTCATGAGCCGGTTTCTGGGGAACACCGTAAAAATCTGCTTTTTCCTTCTGACCATTATCTACGCCATGAACATCGCCGGACTGGGGGAAATCACGACCTTCTTACTCAGTTCAATAGGTGCTTCTGCCATCATCATTGGTTTTGCGTTTAAGGACATTGGGGAGAACTTTATCAGTGGCATCATCTTGGCCTTTAACCGTCCCTTTAATGTCAATGACACCGTAGAAGTAGGAGACCTGTTTGGCAAGATCAAATCCTTGGAGTTTCGCTACACCAAGCTCAAGACTTTTGATGGCAAGGATGTCTATATCCCCAACAGTGATGTCCTGAAAAAACCGGTGATAAACTATACCGAAGATGGTTTTTTCCGCTGGGACTTTATTGTAGGCATTGCCTATGAGGACAATATCGAGCAGGCCAAAAAAGTAATCTTGGAGACCGTAAACAGTCATCCGTCCATTATCCAAGATGCGGTCCACGAAAACTATGTTGCCGAGGATCAGCTGGCCACCAGCACGGTAAACCTGAAAGTATTCTTCTGGGTGGACACCTATGAATTTCGGCGGGAAGCAGTCATGGTCAAAGGAGAGGTCATCAAGCAAGTCAAAGAAGCCTTGGAGGCCAATGGCTTCTCCATGCCAAGTGATATAGTGGAGCTGAAACTCTACAGCAGCCAAAAGGACCTTCCAGTGAAATTGCAATCGCCGAATGGCCAATGA
- a CDS encoding VIT1/CCC1 transporter family protein yields MNNLFKGLPLGKFEKYIGEFVYGGIDGCVTTFAVVAGSVGAGLDASIIIILGFANLLADGFSMSIGAYLSAKSEKDNYYKHRNREYWEIKHLPHEEEEEIRTIYRAKGFEGTLLEQVVQTIISDRDRWVDVMMKEELEMIKDKKKPLLIGLFTYLSFISIGLIPLMTYVWDYFYPISGNIFLTTSILTGLGFIIIGILKTYVTETKIWKGALETLLLGAFAAVVAYYVGDVLEQLLTS; encoded by the coding sequence ATGAACAACCTTTTTAAGGGGCTACCATTAGGAAAATTTGAAAAATACATTGGGGAATTTGTTTATGGTGGCATTGATGGCTGTGTCACCACTTTTGCGGTAGTCGCGGGATCTGTGGGAGCCGGGCTGGATGCATCGATCATTATCATTTTGGGCTTTGCCAATTTATTGGCCGATGGCTTCTCCATGTCCATAGGAGCCTACTTATCTGCAAAATCCGAAAAGGACAATTATTACAAACATCGGAATCGTGAGTATTGGGAAATCAAGCATCTTCCTCACGAGGAAGAAGAGGAAATCAGGACCATTTATCGGGCCAAGGGATTTGAAGGCACCTTATTGGAGCAGGTAGTGCAAACCATCATCAGTGATCGGGATCGTTGGGTAGACGTGATGATGAAAGAGGAACTGGAAATGATCAAGGACAAGAAGAAGCCCCTGCTCATCGGTCTCTTCACCTACCTCTCTTTCATATCCATTGGCTTAATTCCACTCATGACCTATGTCTGGGACTATTTTTATCCGATTAGTGGCAATATCTTCCTGACCACTTCTATACTCACGGGATTGGGGTTTATCATCATTGGGATCTTAAAGACGTACGTCACGGAAACCAAAATATGGAAAGGCGCCCTGGAAACCCTGCTGCTGGGTGCTTTCGCAGCGGTAGTAGCCTATTATGTGGGTGATGTATTGGAGCAATTGCTGACATCTTAA
- a CDS encoding ribulokinase, which produces MNDKFVIGLDYGSDSVRAVIVNTGNGEVKGSHVFWYPRWKAGKYCDPVNNQFRQHPLDHLEGLEETIREVIKESGVPADQIKGICVDTTGSSPMAVDQQGKPLALSPEFAENPNAMMVLWKDHTAIKEADEINELARTWGGEDYTKYEGGIYSSEWFWAKILHVIREDDAVAQAAYSWMEHCDVITAELIGADNPLDVKRSRCAAGHKALWHESWDGLPPKEFLSKLDPRLADLRDRLYTETFTSDLPAGNLSAEWAKKLGLSTDTVIAVGTFDAHAGAVGGEVTENTLVKVMGTSTCDIMVATHEAIGDNLVKGICGQVDGSVIPGTVGLEAGQSGFGDVLAWFKHLVVKPTAALIRASNVLDEEKKEALIHEIDSQLLIKLSEEAIQIPLSETAPVALDWVNGRRTPDANQALKGAVMGLNMGTDAARVFKALVESICFGSKKIVDRFREEGVAIDTVIGMGGVAKKSKLVMQTMADVLNMPIKIATSDQAPALGAAMYASVAAGIHPTTEAAIAAMTNGFDKVYEPIPENVEVYKALYAKYAEFGAFVEGQTSPVLADQ; this is translated from the coding sequence ATGAACGACAAATTTGTCATCGGCTTAGATTACGGTTCTGACTCTGTCAGGGCTGTAATCGTCAATACGGGCAATGGAGAGGTAAAAGGCAGCCATGTCTTTTGGTACCCCAGATGGAAAGCGGGTAAGTACTGTGATCCCGTAAACAATCAATTTAGGCAACATCCATTGGATCATTTGGAAGGACTGGAGGAGACCATCCGGGAAGTGATCAAGGAGTCTGGGGTTCCTGCTGATCAGATCAAGGGAATCTGTGTCGATACGACGGGTTCTTCCCCTATGGCGGTGGACCAGCAAGGCAAGCCCTTGGCCCTGTCTCCCGAATTTGCCGAAAACCCAAATGCCATGATGGTGCTCTGGAAGGACCATACGGCAATCAAAGAAGCCGATGAGATCAATGAGTTGGCCAGAACTTGGGGAGGAGAAGATTATACCAAATATGAAGGTGGCATCTATTCTTCAGAGTGGTTTTGGGCAAAAATCTTACACGTGATCCGTGAAGATGATGCTGTCGCTCAAGCGGCGTATTCCTGGATGGAACATTGTGACGTGATTACCGCTGAATTGATCGGAGCAGACAACCCGCTGGACGTCAAGCGGAGCAGATGTGCAGCAGGCCATAAGGCGCTGTGGCATGAGAGTTGGGACGGTCTACCCCCGAAGGAATTCCTTTCTAAGCTGGATCCAAGATTGGCTGATTTGAGAGACAGGTTGTATACCGAAACCTTTACCTCTGATTTGCCAGCCGGCAATTTAAGTGCCGAATGGGCCAAAAAATTAGGGCTCAGTACGGATACGGTTATCGCCGTAGGAACTTTTGATGCCCATGCCGGAGCAGTAGGGGGAGAGGTTACTGAAAACACCTTGGTAAAGGTAATGGGGACATCCACCTGCGACATCATGGTGGCGACACATGAGGCGATCGGAGACAATTTGGTAAAGGGAATTTGTGGTCAAGTGGATGGCTCTGTCATTCCAGGGACAGTAGGCTTGGAAGCAGGCCAGTCTGGTTTTGGTGATGTATTGGCCTGGTTTAAGCACCTGGTGGTCAAGCCGACTGCAGCACTTATCCGAGCCAGCAATGTGCTGGATGAAGAAAAGAAAGAAGCCCTGATCCACGAAATCGACAGCCAGTTGCTGATCAAACTGTCAGAGGAGGCGATCCAAATCCCACTGTCAGAAACTGCGCCGGTAGCCCTCGATTGGGTAAACGGACGAAGAACTCCTGACGCCAATCAAGCGCTGAAAGGAGCGGTGATGGGACTCAACATGGGCACCGATGCCGCAAGGGTGTTCAAGGCCTTGGTGGAGTCCATTTGTTTTGGGTCCAAAAAGATAGTGGACCGCTTCAGGGAAGAAGGCGTAGCCATCGATACCGTGATTGGTATGGGGGGGGTTGCGAAGAAGTCCAAATTGGTCATGCAGACCATGGCGGATGTGTTGAACATGCCGATCAAAATTGCCACTTCTGACCAAGCACCTGCTTTGGGGGCGGCAATGTATGCATCCGTTGCAGCGGGCATTCATCCGACCACAGAAGCGGCCATAGCCGCAATGACGAATGGATTTGACAAAGTCTATGAGCCAATCCCGGAAAATGTGGAGGTTTATAAGGCTTTATATGCTAAATACGCTGAGTTTGGCGCCTTCGTGGAAGGGCAAACATCTCCGGTTTTAGCAGATCAATAA
- a CDS encoding alpha-N-arabinofuranosidase produces the protein MKKTLLGGLMMAIAMLSGVTAMAQNKLVINADQGKTQISRHIYGHFSEHLGRCIYGGIWVGPDSEIENINGYRTDVFEALKALDIPNLRWPGGCFADEYHWTDGIGPRSERPKMINTHWGGVTEDNSFGTHEFFGFVEMLGTEPYITGNVGSGSVEEMSKWVEYINFDGVSPMADLRKKNGREEPWQIKYWGVGNESWGCGGNMTPEYYANEYRRYATFARDYPGAKLYKIAGGANSTDYNWTEVLMQKIPLHMMDAMSLHYYTIPGSWGNKGSSTDFDKEEYLTTLQKAAFMDQLLTNHETRMDKYDPNKRVKLIVDEWGTWYDVEPNTNPGFLYQQNTLRDAFVAAITLNIFNQHADRVHMANLAQTVNVLQALILTEEDKMLLTPTYHVFDLYKPHMDATLLPSYLTSEKVKAGDVEMDALNVSSSLSEDGTVNISIANVDPDMAIDLEVFLHGTEANEVSGRYLTAPALNSHNSFEENDVVSIEAFDDFKWNKEVLNVKVPAKSVIVLRVK, from the coding sequence ATGAAAAAGACCTTACTTGGTGGCCTGATGATGGCAATAGCAATGCTGTCCGGAGTTACGGCCATGGCCCAAAACAAACTGGTCATCAATGCAGACCAGGGGAAGACCCAAATTAGCCGACATATTTATGGGCATTTTAGCGAACACCTTGGACGCTGTATATATGGCGGGATCTGGGTAGGCCCTGATTCAGAAATTGAAAATATCAATGGCTACAGGACTGATGTTTTTGAAGCCTTGAAAGCCTTGGATATTCCAAACCTCCGATGGCCAGGTGGTTGTTTTGCTGATGAATACCACTGGACAGATGGAATTGGTCCCAGAAGCGAACGTCCAAAGATGATCAACACTCACTGGGGTGGCGTGACGGAAGACAATTCCTTTGGCACACACGAATTTTTTGGATTCGTAGAGATGCTGGGTACAGAACCTTATATTACAGGCAATGTGGGCAGTGGTTCAGTAGAGGAAATGTCCAAGTGGGTAGAGTATATCAACTTTGATGGCGTAAGTCCTATGGCCGATCTGCGTAAGAAAAACGGCAGAGAGGAGCCATGGCAGATCAAATACTGGGGCGTAGGAAACGAAAGCTGGGGCTGTGGAGGAAACATGACTCCAGAATACTATGCCAACGAATACAGAAGGTATGCTACGTTTGCAAGGGATTATCCTGGAGCAAAACTGTATAAAATTGCCGGTGGTGCCAATTCTACCGATTACAATTGGACAGAAGTGTTGATGCAGAAGATACCGCTTCACATGATGGATGCGATGTCACTGCACTATTATACCATTCCAGGCAGCTGGGGCAACAAGGGATCTTCCACAGACTTTGACAAAGAGGAATACTTGACCACTTTACAGAAAGCGGCCTTTATGGACCAATTGCTGACCAACCATGAAACCAGAATGGACAAGTACGATCCCAACAAAAGGGTGAAGCTTATCGTGGACGAGTGGGGAACATGGTATGACGTGGAGCCAAATACCAACCCAGGTTTCTTGTACCAGCAAAACACCTTGAGGGATGCTTTTGTGGCGGCCATTACGTTAAACATCTTTAACCAACACGCCGACCGTGTGCACATGGCCAACTTGGCGCAGACGGTAAATGTGCTTCAGGCATTGATCCTGACCGAGGAGGATAAAATGCTTTTGACGCCTACATACCACGTGTTTGACCTTTACAAACCGCACATGGACGCGACATTGCTGCCGTCTTACTTGACCTCTGAGAAGGTAAAGGCGGGAGATGTGGAAATGGATGCCCTGAACGTATCGTCATCTCTTTCTGAAGATGGAACCGTCAATATCAGTATTGCGAACGTGGATCCGGATATGGCCATCGACTTGGAGGTATTCCTACACGGTACAGAAGCAAATGAGGTTTCAGGAAGGTACCTTACGGCTCCTGCGCTAAACAGCCACAATTCCTTTGAGGAAAATGATGTGGTAAGCATCGAGGCGTTTGATGATTTCAAGTGGAACAAAGAGGTGCTAAATGTAAAAGTACCAGCAAAGTCCGTGATAGTACTGCGCGTAAAGTAA
- a CDS encoding glycoside hydrolase family 97 protein, with translation MTKITLTIFLLIGCWACSQSQEDMTLSSPDGQLMLDVKVEEGKVRYHLNRNEKEVLEWSQLGVVMDQADLFEGLTLEEVTAVAAVSDQYTLLHGKKKEVTYQGNEKQYQFSNAEGEKLTIIFRLSNDGLAFQYEFDGEGDAVYTIEEEKTTFNFPETAKAWMQPIAEVNTGWESSNPSYEEEYQMGVSVGTASPIPSGWVYPALFLSNDTWVLVSEAGLGDDYCATRLDAESPGGEYAVAFPSDEEAFPGGPAKPTSSLPWKSPWRILAVGDLGTVVESTLGTDMAKPQIDMSADFVAPGQAAWSWALGKDESITYDIQKAHIDFAAKMDYEHCLIDVNWDTTIGYDKIAELVAYAAEKGVNVHLWYNSAGSWNTTPYHPRNMLVADEDRMNEFMRIKEMGVAGVKIDFFGGDGQSMIGYYHAILKDAAEVGLMVNFHGTTLPRGWQRTYPHLMTMESVKGFEMITFEQAFADRVPAHCAVLPFTRNVFDPMDFTPMSLDEIPNIDRRTSKAFELALTVVYESGVQHLAESPAGTAKQPQEIIQYLQDLPKTWSDTKFVAGFPGEFAVLARKGDGRWYVGGINGADENKSIPLDLSFAKGDNKWLLIKDSGDKASFDVVEVAGNGVGNIDLLPNTGFVLFQLK, from the coding sequence ATGACAAAAATAACCCTAACCATTTTCTTGCTTATAGGCTGCTGGGCCTGTTCACAGTCCCAAGAAGACATGACCTTGTCTTCCCCTGATGGGCAGTTGATGCTTGATGTGAAGGTGGAGGAAGGAAAGGTTCGTTACCACCTTAATCGCAATGAAAAGGAAGTCCTAGAGTGGTCCCAGCTTGGTGTGGTGATGGACCAAGCAGATTTATTTGAAGGGCTGACCTTGGAGGAAGTGACGGCAGTGGCGGCAGTGAGTGATCAATACACCCTTTTGCACGGCAAAAAGAAAGAAGTCACCTATCAGGGAAATGAAAAGCAATACCAGTTCTCCAATGCAGAAGGTGAAAAGCTAACCATCATTTTCAGGTTGTCCAATGATGGCTTGGCTTTCCAATACGAGTTTGACGGGGAAGGCGATGCAGTATATACGATTGAGGAGGAAAAAACGACGTTTAACTTTCCCGAAACCGCCAAAGCATGGATGCAGCCCATCGCCGAGGTAAATACGGGGTGGGAAAGCAGCAATCCTTCCTATGAAGAGGAGTATCAAATGGGGGTTTCCGTAGGGACAGCTTCTCCCATTCCTTCGGGCTGGGTCTATCCGGCACTTTTTCTGAGCAATGATACCTGGGTGCTGGTTTCGGAAGCTGGCTTGGGCGACGATTATTGTGCCACGAGGTTGGATGCGGAGTCTCCGGGAGGGGAATATGCGGTGGCCTTTCCAAGTGATGAAGAAGCGTTCCCGGGAGGTCCTGCCAAGCCGACCAGCAGCTTGCCATGGAAGTCTCCATGGAGAATTTTGGCTGTTGGTGATTTGGGTACGGTCGTGGAGTCCACACTGGGCACAGACATGGCCAAACCCCAAATTGACATGTCGGCTGATTTTGTTGCGCCAGGCCAAGCGGCTTGGAGCTGGGCACTGGGAAAAGACGAATCCATTACCTATGATATCCAGAAGGCCCATATTGACTTTGCTGCCAAGATGGATTACGAACATTGCTTGATCGATGTCAATTGGGATACGACCATCGGCTATGACAAGATAGCTGAACTCGTGGCCTATGCGGCTGAAAAGGGCGTGAACGTGCACCTTTGGTACAACTCCGCAGGGAGCTGGAACACGACTCCATATCACCCCCGAAACATGCTGGTGGCAGACGAGGACAGGATGAACGAGTTTATGCGGATCAAAGAAATGGGAGTGGCCGGTGTGAAAATCGACTTTTTTGGCGGTGACGGGCAATCCATGATTGGGTATTACCATGCTATATTGAAAGATGCTGCTGAAGTGGGGCTGATGGTGAATTTTCACGGCACCACCTTACCAAGAGGCTGGCAACGGACTTACCCTCACTTGATGACCATGGAGTCTGTAAAAGGCTTTGAAATGATCACGTTTGAGCAGGCATTTGCAGATCGGGTGCCGGCACATTGTGCGGTATTGCCCTTTACGCGAAATGTGTTTGACCCGATGGATTTTACGCCGATGTCCTTGGACGAAATTCCAAATATCGACAGAAGGACCAGCAAGGCCTTTGAACTGGCATTGACAGTAGTATATGAATCTGGTGTCCAGCACTTAGCCGAATCGCCAGCGGGAACCGCCAAACAGCCACAGGAAATCATCCAGTACCTTCAGGACCTACCAAAGACATGGTCAGATACCAAGTTTGTAGCGGGTTTTCCGGGTGAATTTGCCGTATTGGCCAGAAAAGGGGACGGAAGATGGTATGTCGGTGGCATCAATGGGGCCGATGAAAACAAGTCGATCCCGCTGGATCTGTCCTTTGCGAAAGGCGATAATAAGTGGCTGCTCATCAAGGATTCAGGTGATAAAGCTAGTTTTGATGTTGTGGAAGTGGCTGGTAATGGGGTTGGTAACATAGATTTGTTGCCAAATACGGGTTTTGTGCTTTTCCAATTGAAATAA
- a CDS encoding glycoside hydrolase family 127 protein, with the protein MKKIIFGLWLLLGVQAAMAQTPEVALFRLDQVRLSPSPFLNAQQVDMTYMKAMEVDRLLAPYMLEAGVDWAADRYPNWENTGLDGHIGGHYLSALAMMYASTGDAEMKRRMDYMVEQLAMAQAKNGNGYVGGIPGGMAMWEEIGQGEIDAGGFSLNQKWVPLYNIHKIYAGLRDAYLIGGNAQAKEVLLDLTDWFYELTKGLTDEQFQQMLVSEHGGLNEVFADVAAITGEAKYLELAKKMSHEWLLEPLEEQEDKLTGMHANTQIPKVIGFQRVAQEGDLAEWQEAADFFWHTVVENRTVAIGGNSVREHFHPEDDFSPMVSSNQGPETCNTYNMLRLSEQLFMSNPQAEYVDFFERGLYNHILSSQHPEKGGFVYFTPMRPEHYRVYSQPQQGFWCCVGSGLENHAKYGEFIYAHSEEELYINLFIPSELNWEEKGMVLTQTNNFPEEPQSVFTFEMDKARKMPVKLRYPSWVAEGALQVSVNGRPFEVNASPSSYITINRKWKDGDRLEVKLPMEMQWEQLPDGSDWGAFVYGPIVLAAMEGSDDMPGLFADDSRMGHVASGRMIPLSETPVLLAEGTRPADLAVPSSHPLQFELAAVDARENSFTLRPFYQVHDARYQIYWPVSKPDQVAARRKAIGAKDEVMLALERATVDQVATGEQQPESDHFFKGQHTLSGNTDGYFWRSTSDWFSYELKNPNGEGKKLRLVFPARVEGNPFEILINGALFQEVVLKDQEGVSQEVDYVLPEALQDEEKLVVEFRAKEGQSTERIYDVRLMK; encoded by the coding sequence ATGAAAAAGATCATTTTCGGTTTATGGTTACTTTTGGGAGTCCAAGCAGCCATGGCCCAAACACCAGAAGTAGCCCTTTTTAGACTTGATCAAGTAAGATTGTCTCCAAGTCCATTTTTAAATGCCCAGCAAGTGGACATGACCTATATGAAGGCCATGGAAGTTGACCGACTATTGGCACCATACATGTTGGAAGCGGGGGTAGACTGGGCTGCTGATCGATACCCGAATTGGGAGAATACGGGCTTGGATGGACACATTGGCGGTCATTACCTCTCTGCCTTGGCCATGATGTATGCCAGTACAGGTGATGCAGAAATGAAGCGAAGGATGGATTATATGGTGGAGCAGTTGGCAATGGCCCAAGCCAAAAATGGAAATGGATACGTCGGTGGAATTCCTGGCGGTATGGCCATGTGGGAAGAAATTGGTCAGGGCGAAATCGATGCCGGTGGCTTTTCCCTAAACCAAAAATGGGTACCGCTTTATAATATCCATAAAATCTATGCAGGCCTTCGCGATGCATACCTGATCGGTGGGAATGCCCAGGCAAAGGAAGTATTGTTGGATTTGACCGATTGGTTTTACGAGTTGACCAAGGGGCTTACCGATGAGCAGTTCCAGCAAATGCTCGTCAGTGAGCATGGCGGGTTGAATGAAGTGTTTGCAGATGTCGCAGCGATCACGGGTGAGGCTAAATATTTGGAATTGGCCAAGAAAATGTCCCATGAATGGTTACTTGAACCGCTGGAGGAGCAAGAAGATAAGCTTACCGGAATGCATGCCAATACCCAAATTCCCAAGGTGATCGGATTTCAGCGGGTCGCCCAAGAGGGGGATTTAGCAGAATGGCAAGAGGCTGCAGATTTCTTCTGGCATACCGTTGTGGAAAACAGGACCGTGGCCATTGGCGGAAACAGTGTAAGGGAGCATTTTCACCCTGAAGATGATTTTTCCCCAATGGTCTCCTCCAATCAAGGTCCCGAAACCTGCAATACCTACAACATGCTCCGCCTAAGCGAGCAGCTCTTTATGTCTAATCCCCAAGCGGAATATGTGGACTTTTTCGAAAGAGGATTGTATAACCATATCCTTTCCAGCCAGCATCCGGAGAAAGGCGGTTTTGTTTATTTTACGCCCATGCGTCCCGAGCATTATCGGGTATATTCCCAGCCACAGCAGGGTTTTTGGTGCTGCGTAGGTTCCGGCCTGGAAAATCACGCGAAATATGGAGAATTTATCTATGCCCATTCCGAGGAGGAATTGTACATTAACTTGTTTATTCCATCGGAATTGAATTGGGAAGAAAAGGGAATGGTGCTTACCCAGACGAACAATTTCCCCGAGGAGCCGCAGAGTGTATTTACTTTTGAGATGGATAAGGCACGTAAAATGCCCGTTAAGTTGCGCTATCCCTCTTGGGTGGCAGAAGGCGCCCTACAGGTTTCGGTGAATGGTCGTCCCTTCGAGGTGAACGCATCACCTTCCTCATACATCACCATCAACCGTAAATGGAAAGATGGTGATCGGCTGGAGGTAAAGCTGCCCATGGAGATGCAGTGGGAGCAGCTGCCGGATGGGTCGGACTGGGGAGCATTTGTCTATGGGCCGATCGTGTTGGCCGCTATGGAGGGGAGCGATGATATGCCCGGGTTATTTGCGGATGACAGTAGAATGGGCCATGTGGCATCAGGGAGGATGATCCCGCTTTCCGAAACGCCTGTTTTACTCGCAGAAGGTACGCGGCCAGCGGATCTTGCGGTGCCCTCGTCCCATCCTTTGCAATTTGAGTTGGCAGCCGTAGATGCTAGGGAAAACAGCTTCACGCTAAGACCCTTCTATCAGGTACATGATGCACGCTATCAGATTTACTGGCCTGTGAGCAAGCCAGACCAAGTGGCCGCCAGAAGAAAGGCCATTGGAGCAAAAGATGAAGTGATGCTGGCCTTGGAAAGGGCTACGGTAGACCAGGTGGCCACGGGCGAACAGCAGCCAGAGTCGGACCACTTCTTCAAGGGGCAGCATACGCTGTCCGGGAATACGGACGGATATTTTTGGCGAAGTACCAGCGATTGGTTCAGCTATGAGCTGAAGAATCCAAATGGAGAAGGTAAAAAGTTAAGATTGGTCTTCCCTGCCCGTGTGGAAGGAAATCCTTTCGAAATTTTAATCAATGGCGCATTGTTTCAGGAAGTTGTCTTGAAGGATCAGGAAGGGGTCAGCCAGGAGGTGGATTATGTCCTGCCTGAAGCCCTGCAGGATGAGGAGAAGTTAGTGGTCGAATTCAGGGCAAAAGAAGGCCAATCTACAGAGCGGATTTATGACGTGCGCTTGATGAAGTAA